The region CAGCCATCACAGAGAAGAAGGAAGAAGAATATCGCGAGAAATTTGCCAATCCATACGTAGCAGCCAGAAAAGGTTATATAGATGATGTAATCGAACCGGCTACTACCCGTTTCAGAATTATTCGTTCTCTGGAAATGCTGGCTACAAAACGAAAAAGCAATCCACCCAAAAAGCATGGAAACATTCCATTATAAAAGCTGGAAATGATGAAAAATATTTGGATCTTGATCTTATTGGTTTCAGTTACATTTATTGCTGCAGAAGAACTGGAATATGAATTTTCATTGGATAAAACTCTGTTGGAAATTTCTGCTGAGACGAATGTTCCAGTAAAAAAAATAGCTGAATATCTGGAACTGAATGATATTATCGATTTCAGGGTAACCCTCAGAGAACTGAATCTGAAAAGCGAAGATGTTAATAAAGCAATAAAATTATTCAATCAAAACAGAAAATCATTGTACAGCGGCATAGTGCTGGTGGGGATGTCCATCGTTTTTGCCAGTTTGATTTTGGTAGGACTTATAATTTCAACTCTTCAGCATGTGGGCGTAAAGAAACAACCTGAAAAAGCAAAAAAAAATCAACTCGAAACTGCGGAAACTGATTTAGGAAAAGTTTCAGCACCAAAAGGTGAATTAACCCAGAATGGAATTGTAGCTGCCATCACAGCAATGATGCTGCATCGAGCAGAAATGGAAGAAAACAGTCGAATCCAGCTTACCTGGAGCCGACCAAATAGCAGTGGATGGCGTGGTGTAAATGCTGTAGAAAATAAATTTTTGGAAAATGGAAGAGGACAAAAATGAAATCCTATAAATTGAAAATAAATAACGAAAAGTTTGAAGCTAAGGTAAAAGCAGATCTTGGCAGTTCTGTTGTTGTGGAAGTTAATGGCGTCGATTACAATATCGAGCTGGAGAAAAAGACCAAAAAAGAAAAATCAATTCCAAAAGTTAAAAAAACAGCAGCATCTTCAAGTGCTCCCAAAACTAAACCTGTAAAAGTTTCTGCAGGAACCGTGCTTGCACCAATTCCCGGATTGGTTATGAAAATTTTAGTAAAAGTAGGTGATGTTATTCAAGTTGGCGATAACATCCTGGTTTTGGAAGCTATGAAAATGGAATCCGAGATCGCATCCAATGCGAGTGGAATCGTGAAAAGCATCAATGTGAAAGAAGGCGATACAGTTCAAGAACACGAAGTTCTGATAGAAGTCGGAGAATAAAAAATGGCAGAATTTTTCAATTTTCTGGG is a window of Candidatus Cloacimonadota bacterium DNA encoding:
- a CDS encoding OadG family protein, with the translated sequence MMKNIWILILLVSVTFIAAEELEYEFSLDKTLLEISAETNVPVKKIAEYLELNDIIDFRVTLRELNLKSEDVNKAIKLFNQNRKSLYSGIVLVGMSIVFASLILVGLIISTLQHVGVKKQPEKAKKNQLETAETDLGKVSAPKGELTQNGIVAAITAMMLHRAEMEENSRIQLTWSRPNSSGWRGVNAVENKFLENGRGQK
- a CDS encoding acetyl-CoA carboxylase biotin carboxyl carrier protein subunit, with the translated sequence MKSYKLKINNEKFEAKVKADLGSSVVVEVNGVDYNIELEKKTKKEKSIPKVKKTAASSSAPKTKPVKVSAGTVLAPIPGLVMKILVKVGDVIQVGDNILVLEAMKMESEIASNASGIVKSINVKEGDTVQEHEVLIEVGE